One Edaphobacter lichenicola DNA window includes the following coding sequences:
- a CDS encoding DUF1579 family protein translates to MSESRTPIIRPLTVQTKILGTAKHWLPINKRSIKLRIAAVFLLMCAFGWRPDLASPLTAQVGSDTAPQTASLRDGQHDFDFNFGVWHTHIRRVLDPFSGSSKSLELNGTVTVRKVWDGRAQLEEIEADGPNGHWEGLTLFLYNPQSHQWSQTFIDSKMGVLNTPTIGSFKDGRGELFSQDTFHDKSILVRGVWSNIKPGSHRYEESYSNDGGVTWAAAFVADLTQETQSTALDRPIAETNKDVKTSTTAEHGHDFDFDFGTWKTHSSRLLHPLTGSTTWADMDGASVIKKVWNGRANLAEYHADGPAGHIELLSLRWFNPTTHEWNLDFATPKVGTLGIPGVGEFKNGRGDFYDYELINGRSVLVRFSIWKITPDTAQSEQAFSDDGGKTWEVNWVNKYERKAEK, encoded by the coding sequence ATGAGCGAGAGCAGAACACCAATCATTCGTCCTCTTACCGTCCAGACTAAGATACTCGGGACGGCGAAACATTGGCTCCCCATAAACAAGCGGAGCATCAAGCTTCGCATCGCTGCCGTCTTTCTTCTGATGTGTGCCTTTGGCTGGCGTCCGGATCTGGCGTCTCCCCTAACGGCCCAGGTCGGGTCGGATACCGCGCCCCAGACCGCTTCGCTGCGAGACGGACAACACGACTTCGACTTCAACTTTGGGGTATGGCATACCCATATCAGGCGAGTCCTCGATCCATTCTCAGGCTCGTCCAAGTCGCTGGAACTCAACGGAACGGTCACAGTAAGGAAGGTCTGGGACGGCCGTGCGCAACTGGAGGAGATCGAAGCCGACGGCCCCAATGGACATTGGGAGGGGCTAACCCTGTTTCTTTATAACCCTCAGTCTCATCAATGGAGCCAGACCTTCATCGATAGCAAGATGGGCGTTTTGAATACGCCAACGATCGGTTCGTTCAAAGACGGACGCGGCGAGCTCTTTTCCCAAGACACCTTTCACGACAAATCAATCCTGGTTCGCGGGGTGTGGTCTAACATCAAGCCGGGTTCCCATCGTTACGAAGAATCCTACTCGAACGATGGTGGCGTGACCTGGGCTGCGGCTTTCGTCGCAGACCTGACACAGGAAACACAATCGACGGCCCTGGACCGTCCCATCGCTGAAACGAACAAGGATGTAAAGACCTCAACCACAGCAGAACACGGACACGACTTCGACTTCGACTTCGGCACCTGGAAGACCCACTCCTCCCGCCTCTTACATCCCCTGACCGGATCGACGACGTGGGCCGACATGGACGGAGCATCTGTGATCAAGAAGGTCTGGAATGGCCGCGCCAATTTAGCGGAGTATCACGCGGACGGTCCAGCCGGCCACATCGAACTCTTGTCCCTGCGCTGGTTCAACCCAACCACACACGAGTGGAACCTGGATTTCGCAACCCCAAAGGTTGGCACGCTCGGTATTCCCGGCGTCGGCGAATTCAAGAATGGACGTGGCGACTTCTATGATTACGAACTCATCAACGGCCGATCCGTACTTGTACGGTTTTCCATCTGGAAGATAACCCCAGACACCGCCCAATCCGAACAGGCTTTTTCTGACGATGGCGGAAAGACCTGGGAGGTCAACTGGGTCAATAAATATGAACGGAAAGCTGAAAAATGA